In Candidatus Zixiibacteriota bacterium, the sequence ATAGTCAAGAACAAATCTAACAGGGTTTTGTGGGATACCCTTTTGCCGGGCATTGTTTTAGACACATCGCATGTCAATCTTTCCGATTTGAATGGCGATGGGAAAGCGGAAGTATTAGTATTGATTAATTATACTGAGATATCAACTGGTAAACTGGTCTGTTTTAATTATAGGAAAGAAAAGCTGTGGGAGTTTTCTTGTGGGGAGTATGGTGTCTATGAGACAGGTAAAGAGCTTAACAGTCGATATTTCTCCCCGACTTTCATGAAAGTAGAAGACATAAATGGGGATGGGGGAAAAGAGATCATAGTGAACAGCAAACACAATCCATGGTTTCCCGACCAGCTGGTAATCTTAGACCGAAACGGGATTAAAAAAGCAGAATATTGGCATCCCGGAGCAATCAATTGCCTTTACTGTACGGATTTTGATGGAGATGGAAAAAAAGAGATAATTTTAGGGGGCACAAATAACCGAATGGGCTGGTGTGCGATCGTGTCCGTTCTTGCCTCTGATAGAGTTTCCGGACAGGCAATGCCCTATACTGCTAGGAAAGAGATCGAGAAAGCAAAAGAAAAGTGGTATGTGATTTTTCCCAACATAAAGAAAAGACTGCCGGATCAGTCACATTGGGAGTCTTACATCACGGGTGTTGATGATATTGGAATATACTCTAAGGATGATAAGATAATTGCCAATTTAGGGGATGGGAGGGCCTACCATCTCTCTTTAGATTTCGGATTCAATTACGTTTATCCAGCTCCTGGCTATTTCGAGAGGTGGGCACAAGTAAATGCTTTTCCTTATAAATTAACAGCAGAGGACAGTGCAAACTGGAAAAATATCGAAGTGTGGAGGGAGGGGGTTAGAATAAGATAGAGATGTTTATTTTCTAAAATTTAGACTGGATTTTCTAAATTTTAGAATTTTTAAGCTTAGAATAGTGTTTTCCCTCTACATTGCCCTCAAGCGTTTTTCAGTAGATTCAACAGTTATCCTCAAGTATATCTTAAAGTTACCTTCCTATTTCCTCCAAAATATAAAGCTTGAAAAATAATCTGGCATTAAGGTTGCAATACCATTCTTTCACAAAGGTCAAAGTAACAAGTTACCTCAAGATTTAGGAATCTACTAAGGAAAGGAGGTGCCCCGGGAAAAACTTTAATATTGGTAATCAAATGTATCTAAAAATCTGTCAATAAAAGGAGATATCATCATGAAAAGCTTAATTATTTCTATACTGTATGTGTCATTATTTCTCTCATCATCTGTTTATTTATATGCCGATGATGGCATCACTCTTTATTCAGAAGATTTCTCTTCTGCCCCCTGCCCGTCTTGGATGACTAATAATTCAGCCGATTACTATTGGGATAGTACAGGCGGACGGTATCATTATAAGATTATTGATGCAACTAATGAATACGCCTATGTCCCTGTACATCTTATGGACGCTTCCTTTAGAAGTTTCAAACTTACATTTGACCTTTTGCCTACCTATACTGGCTGGGCTGGGGATTTCCGACTTGGGGTATCGGATTCAAATATGTCCTATATTGCACCTACAAGTATTGTGGGGAGTTTTTATGTAGGTGACGGAGGTCATTTTATTTGGTTGTGTGGAACTGACAACTTAGGAAGATATTTCAGCAACTGGAGTTCTCCAGAATCGTTTACCGATGGAGTTTTATATCAACTAACCTTAAGCCGTGATAATCTTACATTATATACAGACCTCCTCGTTATTAAAAAAGAAACAGGTGATACTGTCTATGCAGCTACAATTTATGGATATGGCCCATTTCTAGGCATGGATAGAATCTACATGGGCTCAATCGGTGATCCTGGATACCCTGGTTGTTATGCAGAGGGATATATTGATAATGTGGTGTTAACTGTAAAACCCTACAATGGAGATGTGAATTGTGATAATAAAACCTCCGTTGGGGATGTTGTCTACTTAATTAATTACCTGTTTAAAGGAGGGCCTCCTCCCTGTCAATAATGTAGTGGCCTATGTGCTAAGGATTATACGGCGTTGTACAAAAAAGCTTGCTCAGCTTACGAGGGAGGAAATAGGAACTCTGTATAGTATGAAGTACCAGTCAAGGGCACAGGTTGCCTTAGTGCGGGAAACAAAATTCCCGCACTAAAGGAAAGAGGTCAGGAAATAATTCTCAAATGAAGAAAGATAGCGGGAAGAACTTCTGGGCAGGTGATGTTGAGTGATCAAAAGAATAAGAGAGGACCAGAAAATAAGTCTGGAGAGATTGTCTAAAACTTGCGGGTTTAGTGTTAACCATCTGAAGAGAATAGAAAACGGGCACAAGCCCAGCTCAGAAACCTTGAAGAAGATAGCTTATGTGCTTAAAGTGGATTTTGCTTTTCTGAAGTTTTTCATGGACTCAGCCTGGAAAAAAAGAAATAGAACAAAACCTAACCGGAAAAAGCGATGAGGGAGGTATGGGAACTCCTTAAACGGATGAAGCCGCCAGGTGAGGGCACGGCAAAGCGGCTTGAGGAAATGTAGCGTTGCCTCTCCTGAGGCAACGAGCAGCCGTCCTCACGGGAGTGAGGACGCTACAGATATCCCTCTCCCTTTATGGGAGAGGGTAAGGGAGAGGGAAAATAAGAATGATATCACCCTCCCTTTATCCCTCCCATCAAGGGAGGGAAGGATTAAAAATGCTTG encodes:
- a CDS encoding helix-turn-helix transcriptional regulator, with amino-acid sequence MIKRIREDQKISLERLSKTCGFSVNHLKRIENGHKPSSETLKKIAYVLKVDFAFLKFFMDSAWKKRNRTKPNRKKR